GTTGAAACCATGTAACGCTGGTCTGAGGGTCGATTGTGAACATCCCTAGAGATGTCAGCCCAGCCTTCATAACAAGTACTAGCCGGCTTACCATAGTCTGGCGCAAAGGCCTCGCCCAGGACAACACGAAAGAACTCGTACGTCACACCGCCATGGTCCAGGCCAACTTCGCCTTCATGCTGGCCCAGCTTTACTTTCAAAGGCTTCAGCAACATCTTCCTTTCCTGTCTCCACAGTTGATCGAGCGTATCCTTAAGTGGCTCTTCTCGGCTGACATCAAGTACAAGGTAGTCATTCAGTGTTACCTTGAGTCGATGCTTGATCATGTACAGGTAAGGTTCTCGCAAAACCACATCGAGCGTCCGCAGCATCTGTTGGACGTGCTGAGTGTGGTCATACTGCGCGACCATACTTGTCAAGTTGATTGTTCTGAAGAACCTAACAAGATAATCGGTTGGGTGGAGTTCTGGGTACTGCAAAATATGTAGCAAGTTAGGTTGCGGTTTCCAGTCAAGGAACTTGACAGGATCATTGATCTTGTTCAGATGCTCGTTGAGATAGGGGATTCTGAACATTTTAGACCAAATGTTCAAGCGGCGCTGTTTGTCATCTGCTTTTGTCagtcctcgtcctcgctcTGCGTTACAGGCAATGTACGTACAGAATTCGTGGAGCAGCATTACGGCCGTCCCGGCGCTGGACCATTTGTTGACTTCAACATTACCATTCCACCTCTTGATGATCATCGTCTTGAGCCACTCTATGAACGTAGCGGTGACCGTCCAACCTGGCTCTTTATCCAACATGCTGGCTGTCTTCATCTTCTGCTTGGTATTCAACGCAACCTGCTCAGCAACTTCCAAATGTTGAACCAGGATGGTCGTCAAAGTGTCTTCCAAATTTATAGGCTCGATTGCTGTTGATGTTGGATCCTTATGCATTGCTGAGAGTATGTGTTCGAAACAAGTTCGGGCGCCAATACCGCGTAACAGGCGATCGGCAAGCCTCACAGCCGGCTCGTACTCTAATGCATCGATGATATTTACGTAAGGGTCGATGGAATCGTCAGTATTTCCAGTTGTGCTAGGGACAACAACGCCCCACGACCGCAGGCTGCGCAGTTGTGCCCAAGAACGAGGCCAACCGACAGGAACCGAAGACGTCAAGGCGTGGATGCATATTATTACGATGTGAGCAGCCTCGTAGTTGCTGAGGTAGCGAGAGCCAGCCGCAGATTCAGACTTGTCTGTGGAATCTTTTGTCGAATTGTTATTTGACGAAAGCTTGCTGCTGGTAGATTTCTGTGTCTCAAGTTCTGGCGGAAGGGTAAACAGAGCTTCCACAGCGATAGCAAGGCTGTCAAATATCAAGGCTCCATTGCGTTGGTCCCAGTCCCTAAAACAGTGTGCAAGTCGATCAGAATCCAGATGCGGTAGCGGTGAATGTTGAAAGGCTTCGTTGGTGTCACGAAACGACTGTAGCAGTGTTTCTGCGTCGCTGAGGGTATAGAACAATGATCGGTTGACAAAAGCTCTGGCGGGTTGGAGCCGAGCTGTATCGTAGCCAACAGCAGGGAGGAAAGCTGAGCCGCGCTGTTGCTGTCCATAATGGACCTCATCCTTCAATTGATCTAGCAGATCGCAGTTCAGCCTCGAGGTAGCTGGAGCTACATAAACGTTGTGCTTTGGCTTCGTGGCCTTCTGATGTGCAGGCATTGGTGGTGTTCTAGTCTCTGCTTTCGCTAGGGGAGGCACAATCGAACCGCCGAGTGTGAACGACTTCCTGCCAGTCTTTGATATCGACATCCTTGGCAGATCAACAGTACAGTCAGTTGGTGCGCTGGTCGCGTTCTTGGTGGTATGAGCTTGGTCGGGAGTGGAGAGTCGATAATACGGTACTCTGTGAACCTGCTGACCATTACTGAGCACCTCAGAGTGGGTTCGAGCTGCATGCGCCTGACTCTGTGCACGAAGATTCTGCTGTGAACGTTGACGGACGATACTCGCTGTCTCATACGTATGTGCTGTGACAGGTTTGTCGTTCGGACTGCCTGCGCGTTTGCCTTGATGCGTCACGTAACTTTGGGCGCGCAATGCGTCAAACGCCCACAAAGCGCCAGGTATCTGCTTCGAGTAGGAGTAGATCAACGAAAAACTATCGTAAAGATTCTGCCCGATTGACTTGATGTCTTTCCTAGTCTGGTGTCGACCGTCAATGGCGCGTGCTACACTGCGTCTTCTCCCGGTCGATTGAGCATGCTGTGCATAATCCTTATCATCGCGGTCGCCGTATCCAATGCTAAAGTCAACAGCGCCTTCGATCCCAAGCGTGCTCGGAGACACCTTGAGCTCGTGAGGACAGAGACCTCGATGGGGGTTACTTTGACTGGCGAGGTAGTGGGCTAGTGCTCGGGCGGTGAGCTGCGTCGGCGGTCGATACGGTTTGCAGATGCCGCGCTTGTTGCACGAGAGACATGTCGGGGTATCACAGTAGGCGCTCTTACAGCCGTACAGTATTTGAGCAAGGTAGCTGTGCTGTTGTTAGCATCGATCACTGCGTTCGACGGGACGCTGGCAGATGCCACCCCAAACATACTGGCGCACGAGGTACTGGAACTGGCGCTGTCTTTCCAGGTGCGAGCATTCTATGAGCCGAGACGGGTCCTGCACGTCCACCACATTGCCAAGGCGGTGCTCCAACAGTTGTGATGAGCGTCTTCGAGGCTCTGATGGCGCATCAGACGGTGTGGTGCTCGAGCTGGATGATGCTTTGGGTTCATCTCGAGGACATCGAGGCCCTCCTTCCGACGTGGTCATGTCATAGAGCGAGCGTGTGGGCAATGCGTGTATATGTGCTGCAGTATTGATGATGAGTACCGCATTGTACAGCTAGACAGAAGCCGTAGGGCTGGTGCATAGCTCCCGCACCTGCCATGCGGCTGCGATCCGAGGCTGCAGGGGCCACCGAAGGCGACAGGGGCGATGCTTGGCGAGGCGAAAACGTCATTTCGCGGCGCGACATTTCAGATGGTCGACGTCTTGCCGCCGCGAGGACTTGTCGAGCGATTCCACGATTTTCGCCGTGAATGAGCCTGACGATAAGATCTTAGATACCTCTTTGTTCTTGCTTCCTGATCGCAGGTCACTCTAGCCTACAAAAACAGAGATTTTGCCGCTCGGCCAGTCACAGACGCCTCAAAAACGTTCCGCACAACCCCCACTTGCTAGTCAATTATTCTTCACTTTCCCCTCGGTGACCACCTCCACGGCTCGCTTTGACAACCCACAATCAGAGCCACTTTCTCTCACAAGCCAGCACCATGGCGTCCCAACAAGTGCCCACCCAGGCCAACATCCAGTCCACGCACCCCTTCACCTGCAACACATGTCAGGTCGCATTCCGCTCGGGCGAGTTGCAGCGGGCGCATATGCAGACGGACTGGCACCGCTACAACCTGAAGCGCCGTGTTGCCTCGCTGCCCCCCCTATCTTCTGAGATCTTCACCGAGAAGGTCCTTGCGAACAAGGCCTCTGCTGCCGCATCCGCTGCAAAGGCGTCGTTTGAGAAATCTTGCGCCGCCTGCCAGAAGACGTATTATAGCGAGAACGCCTACGCCAACCACGTGAACAGCCAGAAACACCGCACAAATCTCATGAAGGCCTCGAGGACTGGGCAAAACGACGATGCAGTTTCGGTCAATGGCTCTGTCATGAGTTCGGCGTTCTCACTCGGCGAATCTATGGCTGACTCTGAGGCCACTGTTGGCGAGAAGGATGTCGCAGATGTCGCCGAAGGCCTGAAGACCACCAGCCTGGAAGATGCAGAGCCTACAGAGGCTTCGACCGAAGACGACCGAAGCTCAGTTGCCACATCCAAGGTCATCACCGACCCGCTGCAAGACTGCTTATTCTGCAACTATAAGTCGCCGACCATGCCGTTGAACTTGCACCACATGGGTCGCTTCCACGGCATGTTTGTCCCCGAGAAGGAGTTCCTGGCTAATCCAGAGGGCCTTCTTAACTACCTCCATAGCAAGATCCATGAGCAGCACGCTTGCTTGAAGTGTCACAAGGTCGTACACACAGCATCCGGTATTCAGACACACATGCGCGACCGCGGTCACTGCATGATTGCGTTCGAGAGCGACGAGGAGCTCGTCGAAGTTGGCGAATTCTACGACTTCAGCAGCACCTACGATGACCAGGCCGCTTTCGACGAGATGCAGGATGAGGCAGAGGCTTCAGATGACTCTGCATCCACTACAGGAGGTGGTGTCAAGCTTGGAGCCAGGCGCGAGGCCAAGATCACCACAGAGGATGATGCAGCCATGTCCAGCGGCGAGGGTGACGAGGGTTGGGAAACCGACAGCACAGTTTCTAGTGTTCCAACAGACGAGATCACAGCTGTGCCCATTGACCGTTCCCACCGTCACAAGGGCCTGCACAAGTCTCGACACCACAACCATGCAGACCCCCGACCCCACCGAGCCGCAGATGGCTTCCACTCACACGCACATGCCACACCCGTTGCTGTTTACCACGACGAATATGAGCTGCACCTCCCCTCTGGCCGAACTGCTGGTCACAGGTCGCTCAACAAGTACTACAGACAGAACTTGCGCAACTACCCTGGCGTCGCCGAGCGTATGGAGAATGCACAGCGCCGTCTCACTGCACCAGAAAATGATGAGGATGGCGATGCTGAGATGGAAGATGGTGAGGAGGGCCGTGGCCGCCAGAGCCGTGAGGTCATTACACGTGCCAATGGTGGCATGGGTATGATTGGTGTTAGCGAcagcaagaagaaggaag
The Ascochyta rabiei chromosome 9, complete sequence DNA segment above includes these coding regions:
- a CDS encoding pre-60S factor rei1, which translates into the protein MASQQVPTQANIQSTHPFTCNTCQVAFRSGELQRAHMQTDWHRYNLKRRVASLPPLSSEIFTEKVLANKASAAASAAKASFEKSCAACQKTYYSENAYANHVNSQKHRTNLMKASRTGQNDDAVSVNGSVMSSAFSLGESMADSEATVGEKDVADVAEGLKTTSLEDAEPTEASTEDDRSSVATSKVITDPLQDCLFCNYKSPTMPLNLHHMGRFHGMFVPEKEFLANPEGLLNYLHSKIHEQHACLKCHKVVHTASGIQTHMRDRGHCMIAFESDEELVEVGEFYDFSSTYDDQAAFDEMQDEAEASDDSASTTGGGVKLGARREAKITTEDDAAMSSGEGDEGWETDSTVSSVPTDEITAVPIDRSHRHKGLHKSRHHNHADPRPHRAADGFHSHAHATPVAVYHDEYELHLPSGRTAGHRSLNKYYRQNLRNYPGVAERMENAQRRLTAPENDEDGDAEMEDGEEGRGRQSREVITRANGGMGMIGVSDSKKKEVAALEKKQQKQADRARNRYQAGNEKRHNMQKHYRDPLLQ